The genomic interval AATATGATTTAATAGTTTCAAACCCACCATATATAACAAAAGAAGAGTATGAAACTTTAATGCCAGAAGTTAAAAACTTTGAGCCTAAAAATGCTCTTACTGACTTAGGAGACGGACTACATTTTTATAGGGAAATTTCAAAAAAAGCAGGATCTTATTTAAAAGATACAGGTTATATAGCTTTTGAAATTGGATATAAACAAGCAAAAGATGTTTCAAAAATTTTAGAAGATAATAATTTTGCTATTTTATCTGTGGTGAAAGACTATGGTGGAAATGATAGAGTAGTACTTGCTAAAAAAGCAATAAAAGCTGATAATTTTGAAGAAATTGAGGAAGATGAAGATGTCGACTTATCTTAGTGATTATGATTATTTTTTGCCTGAAGAACTAATAGGTCAAAAACCTAGAGAACCTAGAGATTCAGCAAAACTTATGTTGATAAATAGAAAAACAGGAGAAATTGAACATAAACATTTCTATAATATAATTGACTATTTACAAAAAGGTGATGTTTTAGTTAGAAATGCAACTAAAGTTATACCTGCTAGAATATATGGACATAAAGAAAGTGGTGGAGTTTTAGAAGTTCTTTTAATAAAAAGAATTTCTATAGATACTTGGGAATGTTTGTTGAAACCAGCTAAAAAATTAAAATTAGGACAAAAATTATATATAGGAGAAAATAAGGAACTAATAGCTGAATTATTAGAAATTAAAGAAGATGGAAATAGAATATTAAAGTTTTATTATGAAGGTAGTTTTGAAGAGGTTCTAGATAAACTTGGTTCTATGCCTTTACCTCCATATATAACAAGAAAACTAGAAAATAAAGATAGGTATCAAACTGTTTATGCTCAAAGAGGAGAATCTGTTGCTGCTCCAACTGCAGGATTACATTTTACAGAGGAGCTATTGAAAAAAATCTCAGAAAAGGGTATAGAAATAGTTGATATTTTCTTAGAAGTTGGTCTAGGAACATTTAGACCTGTTCAAACAGAAAATGTTTTAGAACATAAGATGCATGAAGAAAGCTTTGAAATTTCAGAAAAAGCTGCAAAGGCTATAAATGAAGCTAAGGCACAAGGAAGAAGAATTATTTCAGTTGGTACAACTGCAACAAGAGCATTAGAATCTTCAGTTGATGAAAATGGAAAATTAATTGCTCAAAAAAAAGATACAGGAATTTTTATATATCCAGGTTACCAATTTAAAATAGTTGATGCTTTAATAACAAACTTTCACCTTCCAAAATCAACATTGTTGATGCTTGTTTCAGCATTATATGATAGAGAAAAAATGCTTGAAATATATAAATTGGCAGTTAAAGAAGAATATCACTTTTTTAGCTTTGGTGACAGTATGTTTATTTATTAATTGGGGGTAATATGAGAATAATAGCAGGTGAAGCTAAAAATAGAATAATAAAGACGAGAAAAGGTTTTGATACAAGACCAACTCTTGAAAGTGTAAAAGAATCTCTTTTTTCAATAATTGCTCCATATATAGAAAATTCTGTTTTCTTAGATCTATTCAGTGGAAGTGGAAGTATCTCACTTGAAGCTGTGAGTAGAGGTGCTAAAAGAGCTGTCATGATAGAAAAAGATGGAGAAGCTTTAAAATATATTATTGAAAACATTGATAACTTAGGTTTTACAGATAGATGTAGAGCTTATAAAAATGATGTTGTGAGAGCTGTAGAAATATTAG from Fusobacterium pseudoperiodonticum carries:
- the queA gene encoding tRNA preQ1(34) S-adenosylmethionine ribosyltransferase-isomerase QueA, which gives rise to MSTYLSDYDYFLPEELIGQKPREPRDSAKLMLINRKTGEIEHKHFYNIIDYLQKGDVLVRNATKVIPARIYGHKESGGVLEVLLIKRISIDTWECLLKPAKKLKLGQKLYIGENKELIAELLEIKEDGNRILKFYYEGSFEEVLDKLGSMPLPPYITRKLENKDRYQTVYAQRGESVAAPTAGLHFTEELLKKISEKGIEIVDIFLEVGLGTFRPVQTENVLEHKMHEESFEISEKAAKAINEAKAQGRRIISVGTTATRALESSVDENGKLIAQKKDTGIFIYPGYQFKIVDALITNFHLPKSTLLMLVSALYDREKMLEIYKLAVKEEYHFFSFGDSMFIY
- the rsmD gene encoding 16S rRNA (guanine(966)-N(2))-methyltransferase RsmD; translated protein: MRIIAGEAKNRIIKTRKGFDTRPTLESVKESLFSIIAPYIENSVFLDLFSGSGSISLEAVSRGAKRAVMIEKDGEALKYIIENIDNLGFTDRCRAYKNDVVRAVEILGRKKEKFDIIFMDPPYQDNITTKVLKAIDKADILADDGLIICEHHLFEDLEDNIASFRKTDERKYNKKILTFFTK